One Spiribacter halobius DNA segment encodes these proteins:
- a CDS encoding ATP-dependent DNA ligase: MRRFGELFERLDQTNATNEKVAALADYFASVPPADGAWAVYFLSGRRLKRLIGAARLRAWLVAESGLPEWLVEETHQHVGDLAETIALMLEDPERRDADADVRGLAAWVEEELLSLRELPEDEQARRVRSAWRGLPRPACFLYNKLLTGALRVGVSQTLVERALARASGLPRPVIAHRLMGDWRPDAGFFASLFDERSGREDASRPYPFFLAHPLDADPAPQLGPLADWQCEWKWDGIRGQLVRREDAVFLWSRGEEMITDTFPEVAEAAWQLPEDTVLDGELLAWDGEVLPFSQLQRRLGRKRVGRQLRREVPVHLLAYDVLEDRGEDVRHEPLAARRQRLERLLAGVEPPLRLSPLIEAGDWDRLHRLRTEARARRVEGVMLKRRDSPYGIGRPKGPWWKWKVAPLTLDAILIYAQPGHGRRANLYTDYTFAVPDGEGLVPVAKAYSGLDDAEIRRLDRWIRRHTVERFGPVRSVEPVQVFELAFEGIAPSRRHKSGVALRFPRIARWREDLGPADADSLNQVRALLDEA, encoded by the coding sequence GTGAGGCGCTTCGGCGAGCTCTTCGAGCGCCTGGACCAGACCAACGCCACCAACGAGAAGGTGGCAGCGCTGGCGGACTACTTCGCCAGCGTGCCGCCGGCGGACGGCGCCTGGGCCGTGTACTTCCTCTCCGGACGGCGGCTCAAGCGTCTCATCGGTGCTGCCCGCCTGCGGGCCTGGCTGGTGGCGGAGAGCGGCCTGCCGGAGTGGCTGGTGGAGGAGACCCACCAGCACGTCGGCGACCTGGCCGAGACCATCGCGCTGATGCTGGAGGACCCCGAGCGCCGCGACGCCGATGCCGATGTGCGCGGCCTTGCGGCCTGGGTGGAGGAGGAGCTGCTGAGCCTGCGGGAGCTGCCCGAAGACGAGCAGGCCCGGCGCGTGCGCAGCGCCTGGCGCGGCCTGCCGCGGCCGGCCTGCTTCCTCTACAACAAGCTCCTGACCGGCGCGCTGCGGGTAGGCGTCTCGCAGACCCTGGTGGAGCGTGCGCTGGCACGGGCGAGCGGCCTGCCGCGGCCGGTGATCGCCCACCGGCTCATGGGCGACTGGCGGCCGGATGCCGGGTTCTTCGCCAGCCTGTTCGACGAGCGCTCCGGGCGCGAGGACGCCTCCCGCCCCTACCCGTTCTTCCTCGCCCATCCGCTGGATGCCGACCCGGCACCGCAGCTCGGGCCCCTCGCGGACTGGCAGTGCGAGTGGAAGTGGGACGGCATCCGCGGGCAGCTGGTGCGCCGGGAGGATGCGGTGTTCCTCTGGTCGCGGGGCGAGGAGATGATCACGGACACCTTCCCCGAGGTCGCCGAGGCGGCCTGGCAGCTGCCGGAGGATACCGTGCTCGACGGCGAGCTGCTGGCCTGGGACGGCGAGGTGCTGCCCTTCTCCCAGCTCCAGCGCCGCCTGGGCCGCAAGCGCGTGGGCCGGCAGCTGCGGCGGGAGGTGCCGGTGCACCTGCTGGCCTATGACGTGCTCGAGGACCGCGGCGAGGACGTCCGCCATGAACCGCTCGCTGCGCGGCGGCAGCGGCTGGAGCGGCTGCTCGCCGGGGTCGAGCCGCCGCTGCGACTCTCGCCGCTGATCGAGGCCGGCGACTGGGACAGACTGCACCGCCTGCGCACGGAGGCGCGGGCGCGGCGCGTCGAGGGCGTGATGCTCAAGCGCCGGGACAGCCCCTACGGCATCGGCCGGCCCAAGGGGCCGTGGTGGAAGTGGAAGGTCGCCCCGCTCACCCTCGACGCCATCCTGATCTACGCCCAGCCAGGCCACGGCCGGCGCGCCAACCTCTATACCGACTACACCTTCGCCGTCCCCGACGGCGAGGGCCTGGTGCCTGTAGCCAAGGCCTACTCCGGTCTGGACGACGCCGAGATCCGGCGTCTGGACCGCTGGATCCGCCGGCACACGGTGGAGCGCTTCGGTCCGGTGCGCTCGGTGGAGCCGGTGCAGGTGTTCGAGCTGGCCTTCGAGGGCAT